Below is a genomic region from Erigeron canadensis isolate Cc75 chromosome 7, C_canadensis_v1, whole genome shotgun sequence.
ttacagtaAATGCGATAGTTTTCAATAAAAATTTGCTTATATGCATATTAACTCATTACAGcaagatactaattaatttacatctttgacatcatgatactaattaatctattttcaacatcttttttttttgtagttgtcAATGTATGATATTGTGAAACAATAATTTGTCACTAATTAAATAcgttatctcgcgtattacgcgggacaataatctagttgtATATTGTAAGAGtaagaaaataaattttgaataaaataatttaattactaGTTAGGTgtttaatttatgaaaaatgataatgacagccttagggttgtcactaacaacttattacatgcttaaaaacttgtacattatatattaaaaactgccccctgatttttctaataGCAAGATACAAATTTTTATGCACCCAATTAATTGTTAATGACAACCTAAGGGCTGTTattaacaaaacccttaatttATTGCAAGACACAATTTGTTTATGTAATAGATggtaaaattgaaataaaaaatgtatgtttaGTTcacaaataaaagaaacaaattgaTATACATAATGAAGTTAAACTTagtgaaagaaaaagaaacatttgaTATATCATTTACATTAtgaataacaaatttatataatccAAAATTATCTAAAAAACCCAATTAACTTGCCAAAAGCAAAAATTTACTAGTTTTGGCAGAATTTCATCCTATTCATgcattatttgaaaaaaaaaaaatactccaaaATTTCTCAAAACATGTATGATCCAAAATTCATAATTATGAATTACTAAAGAACAAGCATATATCCCGTTTATAATCTTGCAGTAAGAGCAATATTCAAACCATTCAGCACTGGACCACTTCTCCTTCTCTTCACATTCCATCTAGGCATGTCTCTCATCATCTCAAACGCGTCGTCGTGACATTCATCCAAACTCTCGTCACTCGACTGATGATCATCAAAAGAACTAGATGATACCGGAGGATCATCAAGAAGCGTACGAAGAGCAACGATGATTGTCGAATTGGGTTCTTGGAGTAGAATTTTCCACCATTGAGAATCATTGTGATCATAGTTCATATGTTCATAAAGAGGCCTCattgttttgaaatattttcCGCAAATAAAACACTTTGGTTTGCCTTTGTCGTCACAACATGGCAGAATGTGTGTGGTTTTAGTCTCTTCCATATTCTCCTCCATACTTTCAATTCTGAaattcaagaacacacacatacacatatatataagattatataaatacaatgtaaattaatatcaagaatacaaatatcaaatataagtAACTTAGAAAcaagaaaacacaaaatacagtaatatagAAACAATGcaatataatatatgaaaattagtAACAATGTGATCTAAGAAAATtgcacatatacatattatatatatatatatatgtttgtttgaaAATTTTACATACCTAAACACcaattttttgaaagaaaacaaaCAGGGGAAGAATCTTGATTTTCCAGCGAAGTGGGTATTGCCGGCGCCTGGCGACACTTTTCCGGCGAAGTTCTGGTGAAAGTGGTGAAAATTTAGTGGGGTTGGAGGAATTCAGAGAAAATTTGTGATAGGATCAAACGAAAATTATGAATAGAGAAAAGGGTTTTAATTTAATCATAAAAAAGGGGGTTTGagtttccaaatatatataaagagaggaGAGGTTTAAGCGGAGATGTTTATATGGGCTTAAGCCGTTTTGGATTGGGATTTGGGATATATAGTTGTTTCCATGAATGAACAATTTAATGGAAGTGAGAGACTAATGTTACTATAATTAGGATTTATGAtcacaaatattaaataaaaaaaaactataatttattacttaacgtttgttttttttttctacatgtGGAGTTTATACCCACCGGGCAAGATGTCACCGCATTAGTTCACAGAGTAAACCTTCGGTTAAAATCGCCAAACGACACGACATCTACGACATTGAATGTCATTTGGGGTAAAACCTGCATCTCCTTGAACTCCAACCATACTTTCCCAAAAAACAAGctttaattaaagatttaagATATCAGTGCTCTGCCAGCCTATTAGGGTTTTATAATGCTCTAAGCGTTTCCATAATATCATTATTGTTGTTTACGAACGAAAAAAAAGGTATAGTACGATTTAAAATATAGTTATCCATGATACTCCtataatatttagtttaacaaaaatctattttatctttatatataaaatgataaacATCGGGTTCGGGTACATGctttaaaaaagataaacatcATCCTTAAACAATGAAAACTTCCATATTTTGTGTCATCTTATGTTTGATAATCATTTAATCCCTCATTCTCGTTTATAAAAGAAGGTCACCAAATATAAGTAAGTAACTCGGTTCTAGTCCCAACATTAGCCCCATTAGCCCGATTCAATTCTCTTTTACTAACATCAAGCCCAGCCCAGCCCAGCCCAGATACGGCCGTGACCAGCCCACAAAACTCTAAATTCAAGCACTATACGGCCGTTAATACTCTCTGAATCTCTGATAATAATCTTCCATACAAGTTTGATATCTATTCTAGATATCGAATATCGATGGTAGGTTTTGGAGATGTGAGTTCAATGAGAATTAATATAGCGTGTAgcataattatttttcttttcacatgtgcatttttttttgttgaactttaacaataaaaaaagagAACTAAATATTTTGTTACCAATGCTTATCCTAGGTGTTGTTACTCTTATCTATTATGCGCATTAAACATACTCTCAAGTGGACAAcggaaaaaagaaataataggCGCTGGTGTTGATATAGCGGTGTCATCCCAAAAAACGAGAAAAATTACTTCAACTTATaatattttgagttttgtttCTCAAGCAATATAATTGGAAAATGAATTCAGGTTAAAAACATATCTATCCTAAACTTGATTTAAGTTTTCGGTTACGGTTAGTTTAATTATCGGTATGACATGCGAAAATTTTTCATAAACTCCTTTAGTTTGCCCTTATCATGAAAATGTTTGCTAATGTTGCCTTAATCTGGATGATGTATCATATTCGGCCATTGAAAAGGTTGTTAATACTACAAGCATTAACAATCAGAACCAATAAACCACCTATCTATTGAAACTCTGTTAATTAGATGACTAAGTATAATTTCTCCAAAGTAATTAAATCCCAAAAAGAATGGGGTCTAGTGTGTCTTTAGACATACAAAAAAACACctttgttttcattttataaaaaaacatttgtaAACTTTTTCCCCTTTTTCATTCAAggtattctttttttatatatataaaataaaaaactaaaaattaaaggacgtatttttgttttcttttttagtaaAAAAGCCTTTCGTAGGTTATCAAATTACCGATCAATCAACCACATGCaacttttcttttaacttttgaataACCTTCATAGGAGATTTGTGTATAATATTGAGTGTGGTTGACCATCTAGTAACTTGTTAACCTACAAaagtcttttattttttaaaaaaagttatctttattttaattgtgaAATCCAATAAGAAAAGTTCATATTTAGTAGTGTTTCCATTTTGGAATTCGATGTATGGTAAGTAAGTTTTGTCTCTAAATGACTAcatttacatacatacatagttatctttattattaatcaATATTTGCTAGTGTTATTATGTACTAACATTCACAATTGACTCCCCAATGAAGTTCTGTCGTCCTTCAGAATTTAGTGaatattgtaattatattaGATTATCAGATTAGTGTAAAAATCACTGAGTTATGAGTCATGTTCAAGCCTAGTTCCTCCATTGACGACGGTTATTGCTAACCAAAGGGTTAATTTATGTTAACCAAAAGAGGAATTCAGTACCCTACTTGATCAAGATGCTAAAGATTTTGTAAAGTTTCTAACTCTGCATGGTTTTATGCTCTAAttaattacaattttaacctgGATATGGCATGATTTGTGCATCTCCACATTATAGCTCAtctattttcctttttttaaactttaacatGTAAATATTTTTTGGCAATGATGGACTTCTTCTGTCAAAAATGTGTCAATCTAGGAAGATAATATAATCTTGTAATTTCAGAAATCAACACACACGTGGTCGGTGTTGATTGGAGAACCAATGTAGATTCGTTCTAAAGGTTATATCGCCATTGGTGGAGTATATAATACAATTTGATCTGATTGTGACTTAAGTTTTGTTTGCATTATTATGGAAATTGTGAATATACAGTTAAAATATATCATGATTCGAGTGAAGTGAGTCATACAATTGTCCAAATATGGTTTTTGCAAGTATCTGagattttaactttttgtttttaaagcAAAACCTAGAGATTCTTTTGTCCTTTTGTTTGTTTCTTCCATTGATTGCCCAAAAAATTTTAGgaatatttttattctttttatatccAATTGTTTTGTTACAAAACTAGTTCCTATTTTAACCAGTTTTGTTTAGTACGTAGAAGTAGAACCTGTTTTGAGTTAGAATGCCTATGTTATTTTGTATGGTACTTGCTTTGGTTAAAGTTGTTTGCATATTGGTGTTCTCGTATATTCCAGgctcatttaataaaaattttagttggttgttttaaaaaaaaaatttatttgcaTGAAAATGTTTAAGTAATTAATTGGGACCAACAAATATATGTGTACATATAGTTACAACTAGGTAGCTCGAGCCGTCCGATGGGCGGTATTGGCTTTTGAAAATGTCTGCATTATCAAATATTATTCTTTcgtaaaaattttataaagaaacgcataaatcaaaagaaaacaaaagaaaatttgattacaatttttttttataaaagaccAATTGCAAAAACTTAAAGAAATGATGAATATATAAatggaatattaaaaaaattacagatttataaaaaatattctatAAAAGTTTAAATGTTACAAAGTGTTGAAAACTATTGTATATACaaagacaaaaaaaacaataaattaaacaaaagttatatatataaaaaaaaactaaatgttAAAACATCATAAACTACAACACATATGTCATTGTTATAAAGTACATATAAtaaagttataacaaaaaattaaaaagttacaaaaaatatattacaaagaataaaatgctaaaaatgtcaaaatataaaaatgacaaaatacaaaaaaaaagacaaaatattagtaaaacataaaggtataaaaaaaagatgttacaaaaaatttaaaaaaaacaaattatataagtttagggggttcaaataataaaatagaaacaAGAAAGAcagaaaagtaaaaagaaaacaaaggaaGGACCAAAATGTAAAAACTTTACTATTaaatacaaacttaaaaaaaaaagggtgggAGAggttgaacccatgacctccaCCCAAGGCATGAAGAACAACCACTGAACCAAAtccattttatgtttaataattgctaatttttttttatctatcttCAATATGTAGATAAAGACAAAAAAGCTACTGTTCACATCCTATTCCCTTATTAGAGTAGATAATTAAATGAAAACACCGGtaaccgtcaattacctattttttacttaataaatacaaatataatttatacatttaGCCACTAATTAATACATTCAACAGGCCAAAAtcattataaagataaaaacatAGCTCAATGGTACATGGTATCTCACACAAGTCTTTCAGTGATGCAAGACCCATGCTCGAGTCTTGATGAGGGACAAACTTTCATCCCATGGCTAATTAAATGTTGTGCTTTTAGGCAGTTTAATTGAGGGATTTTTCTACAcaaggtattgagggtgaggggttCTCTAGTGCGGACTCGATTAAGACACGTGTTGGGGGAAATTCGCGAATAACAAACAGATAATCGGATATAATCAAACTCTGAAAGGCGTGTGatcactttcagattgaatcaatttggcggttcacccaaactattcaatcggatactGTAACAATTGTGacttttgactatttgactatgTGTACATTTTGACTAAGCATTAGTAATCAATAAATGTTCTAGTGTAATTTAAGGTTCAATTGGgtgcaatgtgttcatatgGGTCAATTTATTATTCAAGTTGAGAATTATGTGCTAGTCGAGATAATTAATAGGTGCTAATCGATTTCTTTTTACTTAAATGACATTCAAGCTAACTAGTAAAATGTAAATGGATCCTACCCATGGGTTGTGCCCAAACCATGACCCACCCAAGTTAACCCAACTCTATCCTTTTCTCCCCCACCCATTTTTCCATCTCCTTCTCTCTCTTATTTActtacaaacacacacacacactcaagcTCCCAATCTGTCTCTAATTTATTTCACAAATTTAATGGGGTTCAAGTAGAAtcataacaaaatcatcatcctcatcatcattctagcatcatatcaaaaattcaaggtttcaagtgcaagaaaaagctccatttaggtcaaattcgggtttggttGCTTGTGGAAGTTTTGGTAAGTGATTTCTAGCCCAAATTCCTTATTTCAAGTTGTTAAGCATGTCTCTTAATTAAATCTAAGTATCCTTGGTCGAATTCGGGTCAAAATCAATTTGGGTTCAAAGctagggtttcattagggtttgTGATGGTCAAGAACTATTTTGAGCAAAGATGGGTGTTAATAAGTGTGTTTTTAATGTGGGTTTTGTCTATTTATGTTCAAAAATCGGTTTAAAAGTATCCTTAATCAACAAGaagtcaaaaatcaaaatgtggGTGTTCTTGGGTTGTTTATGACCGAATTTAAGCAAAGATTTGTGTTAATGGATCAAGTTTTGAAATGGATTGTGTTGGTTAAAGTTAAAACATGTTATGTATGTCAAAAATTTAGTTTATGAACTGTTAATTAGAGCCTTGTGTCAAGATTTTGAGTTGAAATGGGTTTTGGATCGATCTTGGAAGAATCCGCAGGCCATAACGCCCGTTAGGGATCTTAATGGCCGTTAGTCATTTGCCCCCCGTAACGGCTGCCCCTGTAATGGCCGTTAGTCTTGTTAATGGCCGTTAGTATCTGAAGGGCGTGTAATGGCCGTTAGTCTTAGTAATGGCCGTTAGTACCTAAAGGGCGTGATGGTCGTTACTTTTGGTAACTCCCGTTAAGGACtgatttttataacattttgaaaggtttataacttttgatccgtaagtccaatcgagccatatgacctatcgttagaatcgtatgagagtctagtttcttgtGGTAACAATCATTTGGGTCGAATCTtacttcattttttaaaaatgtcgaGCCAAAGTGTCTTGTTCTTACTGGGGAAGATTATTGTAGTGTCTGTGGGTTAGCGACTTGACTTGAACCACTAGACCAACTTGTCCTAGGGATTAGGGATGACATTGATGACATTATGTTATACATTGATAGGTCGGAAACGTTTGGTGAACAATTGACGTTGTAGCTCATTCTAACCTTAACATTTGCAAGGCAAATGTGAGTTTTCGTAGCTCCCCTTACTCTTTTAAGAGTTGGGCTGGAAAGTGTACTTCGTGCATGATGACAATTTGTAAattacatgttgtgtgaaggTTTTGATGACGTGCAATTATGTGTTTTTGTTGTATGGTTACTTGTTTATGTATGATGAGTTTGTTTAGGATAGTTGGGTATATATGGAGGATgataatgcctttgaaaggttggagatgtggtgggaaggctgcgggtgaccctatatataaacatcaaaggcctttcaaaagtagtatcatacgaagtatatacacatggcGTTTGGTTATGTGTGGACAATGATGGTCATGGATGATCAATTTATGTGCAATGAATGCAAATGAGGGTCTTGATGACAATAAAAACGGGCAGTTTTAgtgcttgatgacattatacgggtacgatacgtacttgatgacaattatggatgacatgagaacaattgagggacattgtgtGCAAGTGTGAGATCATTGGTCATGTTCGATACTTAATTGGTGTCTAAATTCTTGTTCTTTATGTTTGTGTATGTGATGGATGGCATTGGTACGTGTTCTTGTTCCGTctttcctacgaactcaccaacctagtgttgacattgtttagtacacttttcaggtaaccaagatAACCCAAGAGCTTGATTGCATTGCTAGAAGTTGGACTATGACCATGGATCCATGATTCATTTCCCATTGATGGGACTCGCTTAGGATCATGAGCcatcttttgatatcatttttgtaaAACTCTTGATGGTTGTATGCTCCCTGTGCTTTTGTAACTTGTAAACTAAATGTTGGGTTCACGGAAtccttttattttcatatagtctcgttctacgataattccatttTGTGTCATGCTTTTCGgtgcatttcgagcctagctcggggtgttacagatacaattaagaaaattaagaattttctgTGTGTTATTATTTAAGAGAAGAATCAGAAAAAGAGAAGAGAAAGGAATGATCAGATAATCCTATTACGGGATGTTTTAATAGGCCCAATAACTGCCGAAAACGGCAGTTAATTGTCATGTTTCGATTTTGGCAAATTTAGTCCCTCGAATTccgaaaataaaatttttggtttcgGAAGAAGTTTAACCATAAAATTTTCTTCCCCTTGGACCCTGCTTCAAGGGGCGTtacccccggacccccgtaccttAGAGGTTTCTCCCCTAAGGTCAtgataaattcaaataggcgtgcactccgcaccaccaatcctatatgatgtattattatgacgttccgatcaaaacaaattaatccaattacactaaaatatccaacacaATGTAAGTTAGATCACATGTTGCGAacaatgatccacacctttaaataaaaaagaaaaacataaaaacaaacgTGGCATTTGTTTGTAGTTTCTTCTTCCTTAATGTTAAAATAATTATCATGCCTGTTCTCACATATTTGTATCTTAAGAATTAAGATGGTATgtacataaaaacaaaatggtCCATCGTATTGTGACTAGAGGTGAAAAAAACATCCAACTAGATATTGTATTGTTGATAATGTTTCCATTCTCTACTCTTTTTGCCTCCCTCAAAAATAGAAACCAAATGAGACATTTTGATGTTTGAACTTTTTCCTTCTATGCAATATTGTTCCCCATTCTCTTTTATTGCATTTGCTTGTTGAAAATGATAGGGAAAGCCACAATGGTTTAAAGTAGCAACACTTTGTCTACACAGGGTCCTCCCTGTTTCTAGTAATGATTAAAAGGTTCCACTTCTACCATCTTCTCAGGATACCAACCAAAACTTTATACATCCCTCATAAGAAATTTAAGAAACATTTGCTAACAATTTGTGAATTCATAGacgattttttatttaatgtacgCGCATTTAGATTTTTCTTCCTCTCTTTCGTGTGTGCGTGTCTAAACTAATAAGACACCAAGTGTCTCAAGTGTGACTTTCACATATTACACGTTGGTTTACATGCTAACAAGATGTAAACCAAAGAGTCGAACTATGTCAAGTGTGTATGGTTTATGGTTCATCGTATATGCCAATTAGTATATGATCATATGGCATGTTAATTTCTTCATTAGTTGATTTTACCAAGTTTCATGATCAACTTTTTTAGAAAGATTGTTAGACTCAATTTATAAAACGAtttattattaatcttttttcttgttttaaataTGCCAAAAGCAACAATCAAGGAAATTGTACAAAATAGATGGAAATTAATAGTAAGTGAAACATATGTTATGTAATGTTGGTGTTAGATATCAATTCCTGACATGCATGATTACACTACTGTTCTAAATGAGGATTTACTGCATAATGAATCTAGATATTTTGTAATGATTAGAAATATGGAAGTCACAAAGTCATACTGTACTACTTTTAGTCCACTAAATAAataatgtgtgtatgtatatacatacatatatatggtggAGAGTGAGACACATACATACATGAAGGACAACTTCAACCTCATTTTAGTGTCCAACTTGATAGTTGTTACTTGATATATTTTACCcaatttttcctttttgtttggCTAGCTAGACAATTTTAAGTCGACTTATCGATAATGTTGATTTTAGGCATCTTTATCCTACTTTGAATGCAAAAATGTCTCCATGTCTATCTTGATCAACACTTTCCTTTTCTTTGAAGAGGATAATCCTTCATGTTTGGGCCATAAGTACAAGATTTTGGATATTTTATCCATCTAATCTCTTTAACTAAAGACAAAAAGGCCAACAAAggcttgtttgtttgtttgtttatatgCTTGACAATATAATGTATAGTGTGTGTATGACTATATGATGTAACTTTATTCCCTCCTAGTCCTTTGGCTatatcttctttcttttttttccatcttttgtttttaatgtcAACACATCAAATAACCTAGACATGACCCTTTGAAAGTGAAGttattttccaagaaagaaataTGCACTAATTTTATTCAACCAACAAGGACACTATTATGATCATTATTATCAACTAATCCATTCATAGGTgcacacaaacgaacgaacgaAAGTGCCTTATTGAAGTGCTTTGCCTTAGTACCAAGATATTCGCTCCAAGTGACTGGCCGGTAGAGAGGAGGATGAACGTTGTCTACTAATTTAGATAGTGGTGAAATCGGAACATTTGATGGTGGACCATATAAGTAAGCTACGGAAAGCCGGTGATGAGTTTTGTTAACCATGGCCCGATGTAGAACACTTGAATACAAGCCGTTAGATAGTATATGAAGTAGGTCACCTACATTAACCACAAGTGCGCCTTGCATCGGTGGCACCGTGACCCACCCAATTCCATCCCTTTGAACTTGCAATCCACTTGTATTGCTTTGGTGCAAGATTGTGAGAAGGGTTGAATCCGTATGAGCCGCCAGACCCATGGCTCGGTCTGGGTCGGGACAAGCTGGGTAAGAATTTAACTGCAATGCAGGACATGCTTCTTTTAGGTCTCCTGCTGGCCCGGCCCATTTAATGTCTCCCTTTGTGATACCCAATGATCCAACTATTAGCCACATTAGCCTATTGGCTAGTTTGTTCATTTCCTTCTTGTACTCTTCAATTACATCACTGGAAAACAACCAACACAAACGGCTACAAATTAGAAGATGAATTaggattatgtaaaa
It encodes:
- the LOC122607983 gene encoding gibberellin 3-beta-dioxygenase 1-like; translated protein: MSLKLLTNNNEKHHYLDLSSMKELPDSYAWSLMDDNNHGYKSSSTNCISDEPVPLINLKDPNAIKHIGHACKTWGVFQVINHDIPTAVLDDMEASGRKLFALPVQQKLKAARTPDGVSGYGVARISSFFPKLMWSEGFTIIGSPYEHAQNLWPQDYKNFCDVIEEYKKEMNKLANRLMWLIVGSLGITKGDIKWAGPAGDLKEACPALQLNSYPACPDPDRAMGLAAHTDSTLLTILHQSNTSGLQVQRDGIGWVTVPPMQGALVVNVGDLLHILSNGLYSSVLHRAMVNKTHHRLSVAYLYGPPSNVPISPLSKLVDNVHPPLYRPVTWSEYLGTKAKHFNKALSFVRLCAPMNGLVDNNDHNSVLVG